In Camelina sativa cultivar DH55 chromosome 17, Cs, whole genome shotgun sequence, the genomic stretch GACAAATTGCATAATCAGATTTTGATGCAACAATTATGGAATTAAAATTTGGTGCAATGTGACAAAATCCAAATATAGTGCCGAAAAATTAAACCCCCTTTCTTTTTTGGGGTTACCTAATTTGGTAACAGCTATGAAAAACTACACTAaactgatttttatttaactgcTGCCTGAAAATAgcctttagttttttttttgcatcacaTATTCACATGTATCATTTCTTTTGATAAAGAGGAACAACTGAATTGTAGATTCTTCAAAGGTACGTTTCTTAAGCTCTTTGGAATATCACATACAAGCTAGTTCTAATTAAGCTTGTGCTTTGATTTGGTCTCCAAGATCTGAAGATCAAACCTATATGCTCGACTCACCCTTGTTACTTACAAATCAAAATTGGACATGCATATGTACATGGATACAAtgtgttataacttataacaatATTCTgatattcatattgtttttatttaatacaaagtaatattatacatattcCAACTCACAAaggtaagatatatatatatatatatgtattgatttTGCATCCGATAAGTCTATCTCGATGAATATACTATAAGGCAACACACCTCGGTGACGGTGCACCTCCAGGGTGAGCCGTTGGACGATCTGCACTTTCTGGTCTTGGTGCAACTATAACATGAACCGTTCTTTACGTTGCACTTTATACATGGGGAAGACGATTCATTAGTAATTAGATAAGTAGTGACGGTCGTGTTATAACTTTTGCTGTGGCATTTATTCGATACGCTCCCTCCAGCTCGCGATTTAGAGCTTTTGTAGTCATTGCCTTCCAAATTCCTCCTCACCTTGATTATCTCATCTGCATCACGTACCATAATTCACACTTCAATTTATACAGTCACGCAGGTTATTTAGAAgatatataactaattatatatatagctaaatccaaattttcaaaaataacgtacatatttattatattccctaatgataattttctttattaatcttgtaacaaaatgaatgaaatgTTTTCTGTTCATAAAAgaggtaaaaaatatatatgatggtcacaaaataataaacataaaataagaaaactatatGAAAACATGTAATTggatcaaataattttaaattatcaaCTATACTTTACTAGTAATTCGacataaatattaatatgtaaaagatttttaagggaaaaaaaaaatcttactcaGTTTGCGGATTTTACGTTGAGCAGCAAGAGCTTCATCCATATGAAGcgaaaacaagagaagaagaagaaatagcaTGGAAGAGATCAATGTCGAAGATGCCATcttaataaatgtgaatcgcatttatgcatgtatatatagaaGAGTGAAGTAGTGATAAGAGAGAGCTCAAACATATGGTAGAGACATGAGCCACACaaataaaaaggagagagagctGAAACTATATGGACGACTTATAATGGTCTCCGCACACCATGTATCCGTACACTCGGTCAAGTGCGTAACAAAATAAAGGATTGACTCATTGACAGTTGACTTGAGAAAAGAATAGTCGGACGTTCCAAATGACATAGGATacgttaataattataagatagAGACAAAATACCAATAGACGAAGACCGATCGAACTCACAGCCATCTATAAAAAGGAGTGAACCTAATGAACGTTGAAAATTCTGTAGAAAAATCCCAACATTTTTGGCGTCTGCTCAAGCATGTCACTTGTCTTTTGGATTTTTAGTGGTCTCTGGTCCCATGTTTTCGTTAACTATGTCACGTGTGGGGTGACTATGCACTATTTATCATCCGTCGTCTTCATACTCTCCTCGAAAGAGATTCATTCTTTGTCGTCTGTGGAATAgatttattacttattagcCTTTGCGAAACATGAGCttctattattaatttatttttcagctgtgattttataaaatataaacataacatAACAAACCCGATGGTTAACACACCGTAACATAAAAACTGCTAAaacatacacaacaacaacgacacaaacagaaacactaacatagacattcatcatcttcaatacGAGCATGAAGCCAAGCAGGCTCCCCTAACGGCAAATAAGATTGGAAACGCCCAGCCATCTTACACTCTTAGCTATGTCACGAGCTATATAGTTAGCTTGAGGCAGCGATACCTTAAATTTACgccatttaaattaaaacttggaAGAAGATTTGTTTATATAACCAAGGTATGTCCGATAATGGGGCCACTTGTCGGGATTGTTTAGAGCTTCAATAGCAGCAGGACAGTCTGACCATACCTGTATATTTGTTAGACGGAGATCACTTAAACATTGAAGCATCCACAAAATACAACGCAATGTTGCAGTGATCTTGTTAAAGGCCGGTAAAAAAGCATCACGTGCATGAAAAACTGCTGCACCATTATCATCTTTTTGCAATCCACGCTCCACCACACATTAAAGATGGATTAATCCAAACCACTCATAGGTGGGCCAGTGGTAGGATGGATTTCGGGTTGAGGATGAGATTCCCAATACTCCCGGGTTCGAATCCCCACGGGTGCAAACACTTCAAGTGGCCACCGcagaaaaatttaacattaggcTATGCGGCCTCCAGGAACCACTCTTGCCGCCTTCGGGACGCACGCCAAGCCTTCGGGCTAGTGGGTAGTCAGGGCCCACTGGGCTTTGGATATCtagattatcaaaaaaaaaaatggattaatCCGCGAAGAACTCCCATTGCATTTGATGATACCATTCACAGGTACTTCATTCTGTTTTGACCAGTTTGTTGCTTCTCCATGGAAAGTGACACCAATAATTTTAAATCTCCTGTTTTACCAGCAATCAAAGTAGCATTTCGAATTTTCCAAATACCCCATAAAATTCAAGGAATTGAAATTCTGTGAGCTTTGTTGGAATCTCATCTTTGATTAATCTTGCACAAGAGAATCAAATATGAAAAAGTgaagttagaagaagaagaccaggAAGAGTAGATGAAGAAtcataaggagaagaagaagagaaggtgtTCTGTCgtaggagaaagaagaagaaagaagaaaaagggccAATGAACTATGTTGTTGTATTCAGGCCCAACTACTTGAGTGAGTTTGTTTTATGAAGCTAAAAGACCAATTATGGCTTTGTAggttaaaaagtaaaagtagtATAAATATGCTTTGTAATGAATTTGGACAAAATTAAGAAAGTATGAGAGTTTAAGCTAAGAGTGGCTAAACCTACAGAAACCTTCAAGCTTCATGTAAGTTATCATTTTCCATCAaagtaaaaatgtaatttatattttcacttAGAGAAATCGAAAAACCTTGACAAGGAAGGGTATCTTAGCCAGCGCCCATACCCGCTGAGAAGCCGTACATTCAAAAGCACATGACACATATATTCAACTCCCACTCTACAAACCTGACATACAGGATTCAGACGACCATGAGAATATTGACTTCTGAAACAGCTAGTGCACTAGAAAGCGCTCTCCACATGAATAATTTGATCTTTGGGACAGTTTAAGCAAGTTTATAGGCTGTAAGCTGACTTGAGTATTCGGATAACCAAGGTTCTGATACGAGCCTGAGCCTTTGCCGCTGATCTTGGAGCCTTGATTGCAACTATAAGGAAAGATTAAAGCTAAACTTTCCCTTTAACCTAGTCTCTTTCtagagaattaggttaattgttggAGGCTAATTTTTATTGATCACAAGGAATCCTTTTATAGACCTTTCTTACAAGCTCCTAAACCGtcattaagaaaattaaaaactccAAAACCATAGCTCTAATGTAAATCGGAAATTACTCTAATCcttaaatcaaaacacaaaaccaaagcACCTAGCACGTAATACGTATCATGTTCATATCATCATATGTGCCAGCATCAACCAGACTGTAGTTGAAACTCCATTCCCAAGCAACCTCATCACACATTGTTTCAACAATTCTCCATCAAGAATCCATTTATCCATCCAGACTGTAGCTGAAACTCCACTCCCAATAGACCTCATCAAACCTTGCTTCAACAAATCTCTTCCGTGTAATATGCTTCTTAATCTATAATTGTTTTGAAGTGTCCTCATCGGTGTATGTCTCAAACTATCGGATTTGGTAGGGCACTATGAAAGAGGCATCATCACTCGTCTCAAACTTAGTTTTGAGTAGGTCTATATTCCAAGAATTTGTCCTCGAATCGACaaggttttttttacttaaattgaATGATTAGGCATAATCCGTTACTAAATGCTAAggaaataatttaataataaattatgcaATTATTcatgtatttatttaaaaaggaaaaaaagaaaaaaactaccTCGATTTCATCAGCAATCTACCAAGCTTTATTTGTTTCTCCGAACGTTCTCTCCTCTCAGTCTACCGTCCAGCACCGCCGTTCTCGCCGTTGACTTCCACCTGCGAACTCGACGCCGTCGATTTCCACCTCGTCGTAAAATGTAACTCCTCCGATTTTGAGCTCGGCTCTGAGTTCCCATCTAACTATTGttatctgtttttgatttgtattATAGTTTCGGTTTTTGGCTGATCAATTTTTGAATACATT encodes the following:
- the LOC104758027 gene encoding uncharacterized protein LOC104758027, with product MASSTLISSMLFLLLLLFSLHMDEALAAQRKIRKLNEIIKVRRNLEGNDYKSSKSRAGGSVSNKCHSKSYNTTVTTYLITNESSSPCIKCNVKNGSCYSCTKTRKCRSSNGSPWRCTVTEVCCLIVYSSR